The genomic region ACTCAAGGGTCTCAACGATGGTGTTTGGATCGATCACTGCAAGTTCTCCAAGGTTGGCCGCATGTTCATCGTCTCTCACTACGACGGCTCCCGTCTCACCATCTCAAACTCCGAATTCGACGGTGTCACCGAcacttctgcttcttgcaACGGCAACCACTACTGGACCATGATGTTCTACGGTGAGGGTGATCAGGTCACTCTCGATCGCAACCACTTCCACGATGTGGCTGGCCGAGCTCCCAAGCTTGGTGAGCCTGGTACCAACGGTTACTTCCACGCTACCAACAACTACTTCCAGAATATGAAGGGTCATGCTTTTGATGCTTACCAAGGAGCCAACGCCATCATTGAGGGCAACGTCTTTGATGGTGTCGATACTCCTATCACTAAGGAGGCTGCTTCCGTCAGCACTCTGTTCGTCGCTGATGAGAGCGGTGCTTCTGCTTGTCAGTCCGCTCTTGGCCGTGCTTGCGTGCCCAACTCTGCTACCAGTAGCGGTGATCTTCCCTCTCTGAAGGGTGAGAGCGGACTCAACGCTGTCGCTAAGAACAaggacaacatcatcaccccCGTCTCTGCCAGCGAAGTCACTGCTCTTGTCCTCGGTAGCGTCGGACCCGCCAACGTTGGTTCCGGCTCCAACTCCGGATCCAACTCCGgatctggctctggctctggctctgaatCCGCCCCATCTCAGAGCCCCGAGTCTGGCAATGAGGCTACCGAGACTACTCCCGCTACACCTGAGACTACTCCGGAGAGCACCCCCGAGACTGCTCCTGAGACAACTCCTGAGGCTGTCAACGAGCAAGAGGCCCTTCCCGATTGCCCCGAGGAGACCGAGAACGAGCCTGTTGCGAATGCAGAGGTCAAGCCTATCGCTTCTGACGACTGCGAGGAGGAAACGGACGCTACCCCTgccaagactgaggagaAGCCCGTCACTACTGGCGACTGCGacgatgagattgaggctgcAGCTGATACCTCTTCAGAGACAGAGCAGAAGCCCACTGCGCCTGCGACTCCTTCCAAGCAGGTATCCTCGTCTAGCGACGATTGTGATGAGGAGCCCAAGGCAGAGGTGAAGCCAGTTGCCACCGGAGACtgtgacgagg from Fusarium fujikuroi IMI 58289 draft genome, chromosome FFUJ_chr04 harbors:
- a CDS encoding related to bromodomain protein BDF1; the protein is MRLQSIAAILAAAATASAQSVSGKAYGFAAGVTGGEGEAVTPSSAEELATLLADDTPRVIYLDKEFDFTGDVKTGAGCDRKSCSASNGGQLYLGDLSCGGDDNVAVSSITYDAAGPEPLPVGSNKSIIGNGKAVLKGKGLSIKKGSKNVIVQGIEFTDINPGVVWGGDALELKGLNDGVWIDHCKFSKVGRMFIVSHYDGSRLTISNSEFDGVTDTSASCNGNHYWTMMFYGEGDQVTLDRNHFHDVAGRAPKLGEPGTNGYFHATNNYFQNMKGHAFDAYQGANAIIEGNVFDGVDTPITKEAASVSTLFVADESGASACQSALGRACVPNSATSSGDLPSLKGESGLNAVAKNKDNIITPVSASEVTALVLGSVGPANVGSGSNSGSNSGSGSGSGSESAPSQSPESGNEATETTPATPETTPESTPETAPETTPEAVNEQEALPDCPEETENEPVANAEVKPIASDDCEEETDATPAKTEEKPVTTGDCDDEIEAAADTSSETEQKPTAPATPSKQVSSSSDDCDEEPKAEVKPVATGDCDEEETSAAATDSSSSAGSSTAQMYGQCGGKNWTGATTCPSGTSCKKMNDYYSQCIGSNSRVRRYIQ